CGGGGTGACAGAGGTGGGGCTGTCCCTCAAGCCTCCAGAGCTGGGGAACCCCGCAAAGCTGTAGCTGTGTTGCAGCCGCGGCCTCTCCATCTTGTTGGAGGCCGAAAGGGGGGACGGGGTTGGCGGAGGTCCGCGGCGCTCTTCCGCGTTGTGGATGAAGTGGCAGCGTGGGCCGTAGGGGCAGAAGCCAATGGTGTGGAATGTGCGGCAGAGCTCTGTCTTGTACTTCGGATGGCGACTTAGGCTGCGCAACTCATGAATGCCATGAGCAAACTGGCACTTGTCACCGTACTTGCAGGCACCATTCTCCTCGAACGGCCTGCATAACTCTGTCTTGTAGCGGCTTGAGTTGACCTGGCTGTTGGGGCCTCCAGGGCCCGAACATTTCTGTAGCAGGCGATCCCCCGTCTCCGAGAAAGAGCGGTCTCGAAGTCGGTTCTCTTTGTTGCTGCTGCCGGTGGTTCCCGTCCCTGAACCGAGCAGGGATGGATCTGCCTTGGCAATGTTCAAGAACTGGTTTTGGTTGAGTTTGTTGCTAGCCGAAGTGACAGAGTGCCGGCGCTGGTAAACCCCACCGGTCGAGGGTGTCCCCACAGCCTTCCTGTCCAGCAGGCACCCGGTGGGGTTGGAGATGGGCAGACTTGGCCCCGTGCAAGGGACAGAGACAGGGTGCGGAGCACTGAGGATGTTATTATTGTAGTTCAGCATTTTGTTCtacaaaagaaaagacaaaaaagaaaagtgacGATATTGAATTCAGTTTTCGAAAGCCACAGAGTGGTTAGCACGTCTTAACTGTTTTGCACTGGCTTCACGTTAAACCCATGAGTAAATACAGGCCTAAACAACTGCTAGCTTGGCTCGATGCCCAGTAAGGAACGCTTGACTGCTTTGGAAAAGCAAAGACTGCTGTGCGTGTCTGATACAAGTAATAACCCAACTCGTACAGTATGAGACGCGAGACTAGGTCTGTCTGCAAACCTGTGGACATTGATTACCCATCAGTTAAGTTCAGAATCATTTGTGAAACCCCTACAAACTAGATAATGCTGCTTAAAGTTTGTCATGagggaataataataataatagtaaataaaaacagggTCATAACTGTCACAGACATAATTGATTCTTAAACTTTTGGTCTCCAAATCTTTCATGTTTAGTTACATcctaaaaaaactattaataatgCTCTTTAAAAAGAGTTTGGCTCACGCAACAATCAGCTGAGTGGAAATACACACTCAGATCTAAATGTTACATCCGCAcagcacagaaaaacacattaactCTACTGACAAATGATGTCCGACTGCAGTTATGGGTTAACCACTAAAATAAGCTCATATATCCAAGAACCAGCTTGCCTCGCTGATTTTCTAAGTCACTCCTCTCAGTCAAAGTTTAATTCAATGAAATCACGGGACAGCCCTGACTTTGCACAGATTCATACACCATTCACTTTTACACCCAAACAGGtcaatcaaaaaacatttcgtCAGGTTTGAGTATATTTTCATTTGGTAGGTGGTGTAACCGGTTGCTCCAATCTTCAGTTCATACACAGTTCAAAAGGAAGCAATGTGAAACATAACTGACGTGAAATATTTGTGGAAGTTGTCATGTTATCAtgtcaaaagattttaaaacagcattttgtcATCTATTATGCATGTAGtgtcaactaaaataaagttaGCTTAACTAACTACATAGTCTGAATAAACTACTGGAgggattcaaatgctgattaagtttacattaattacaaGCCATCTGATGATccaatatacacacacacacacacacacacacacacacactttcacgTGAACATTCATATAACTTAAAATCttgattaaaaacatccagGGACACATTATGCTTCAACTACCCACATATGTTGTAAAATCACAGCTATGGATTCTCCAGAACAAGCCAAGCTGAGAACTTTACTGGCTGCAAGCGTCTAATACGTAGGTTAGTCTCCTTTATTgctacattttaactttaaagatGACTCTCGAATAATAAAAGCAGTTGTAATTTAGATGTTGTTGTTTGATTTAACTCAAAACGCCTACAAATTGCCCATTCAAACCCTGAAAGAAAGTCTAATCGTCCACATTCCACAACACAAACAGATCGCGCTAAAACTTTTTCCTACCTTGTTGTTGATCACTTCGCTAAAGTCGAAGAAAGGCGACACCACGGCTGTGGTCATCTTCCAATCGAGGTTAAATCAAACAGCGAGAAGAATcggatactttaaattgtaacaagCTAGATTCTGGTTGTGTAAACTTGTGCTGCCCTATAAGAAACCCACTCGGTCTGCATTTCCTTTTAACCCAAATGCAGGAGGGGCCACGAGACGTCGCTTCATATGGGCGTTTCTCTCCAGCTCTTTTTTCAAGTTCTGAAGTTTTTACTTCTCTCAGAAGTGCAAcgcagtttaaaagtttactaGAGCTCTTGTATACGCTCATAACCAAATCAGCGACCTTGTGTACGGTTGTTTGTTTCGGTGACTGAAACTTTATTGTTAGGCATGTTTATTTTGCGTCGAGTTTGTAACTCATTAACAAAAAACGCTCTGTAACTCCGTTTTTTTATATCTTGATATAGcctaatatgcaaatatttgtcAGCATTGAATTATTTAGGAAATCAACAACTTGCCACTTAAccgaaatgtaaaataaatggcaAGTACAAAGAGTAAAAGCAAGGACGTGGGAATTGATTTTATTCAcatgtgcttttttttataataattacgTAATTCCTTTTACCAACAcccttatttcagtttttgttggTCCATGTGAACTACATTGTTGGATggatgtctttatttttttgtaaatcctATTTTACATAGATTCTTACAGCTTCTTTTGTTGCATCAGAAGGGTGGTGGTATGTTAGTTATTCACAATGACTATTTTTAACTTATAAAGTATGTCTTATATTAAACGAAAACGTGATATAGAGCTTCTGCAACTTCAAATGCAAACTATACAGGACAGACCCCCTCCCACAGCCCACCCCAACAATCCATGACAGGGCAAGAACGGCTCTCTCCGTCTACACTGAGTCATTCTGTATTTGTGTTACAGCTGAGGAAGAACAGCTCCACTTAGGACAAAAGTTTTTCAGAAATGTTGGAGGAGGGGGTTAGATTTACTAGGGATGTTTGCTACAACGCTACATTGCCCTGGGCTGTGTGGGGCGGAGGAGAGCAGGGTAGAGAGGACGGGGTCATAACATCCCCCTCCTCTCTGCCTCCTCTTAGCCAGAGGTGGAAGTTTTTATAAAGGCCTGTTTTTTCACACTTTAATAGTGTTTTTAACATGAGGGTTGTAGGCTTGCATGCTTTAGGTTCTATTCAGTTTAAGAATTATGAATATGTTTAAAAAGGAGCTGAACAAGTTCTGTGGTACAGTGTAATGTGTCTCCGGGGTGTAAGAGAGACAGAACTGAAGGTTGACAGGAGTGGCTGAGATTACATTTCAAAGTGTTTCCAACTTATCAATACTTTGATGATATGGGTTGTACCCTAAGAGAGTCAGGATTAGATAAGTTATTTGCACTCATACAAAGCCAAGAATACATTTTATCTtaagttattataattaatgattTATAATTGTCATTTGTTTGTCACAGATCCATGCAAATTAATGTAATGGCTGTGTTCAGAGTGTTTGCGCAGTGCGACCTGTTGACCTGTAGAGGGAGCACCATATTTCAATCAGACTcttctacatttattttcttggTTCTCCTGTTGTTTGTTGAGCAGTGAGAGGGAGCAGGAGAGAGTTTGAGATGGTAAGAGGTAAGGAATGAGTTATCTCTTACAGGATTACTTTGCAGTCTAATCTGTAAGTATGTAGGGGGAACTTGTGCGATTCCAAGAGTTAGTTATGTGCTGTGGTAACCGCCCTACTGGTACAACTGAGCTGATATCTGGACAGTCATttcaagttttttatttttcaaaatgtccaCAGCTGACAGACTTATTGTCCCTCAGAcgaatatatttttcttttattcgaGATCTGTTTACTTgccttttcctcagaatttgaTTCTGGTGTCCCTCTTGCATTTATGCAAAGCGAGTGTTTTAAAGGCTAAGCACAAttgaaatgaggaaaaaaaataattgtccATAAAAGCTTGGCCACAGAATCGTAAGTGGTACACCACTAGATCTCTCCAGTCATGTTATTCCCATGCAACTCCTCTACAAAGTAGCTGTTGCCCCCTCTCCTTTTTATACAGGGCTCCAGCTGTACAATGAGTTTCTTTAAGGGTCAAGACTGACAACCAGAATTGAAAGTGACGCTGAAAAGACGCCTGCTATTTAGCTCGAAAATATAAACAAGTTAAGTTTATGGCTTTCTCTTTGACCCCTACAATATGGGAATAGCATTAACCAGAGGCTTAAAGATCATGACATTAGCTGTTAGCTATTATGCTATTGTTTACGATTTGTTTACCCCTCCTTTCCTCTCTTTTTTGTGGAGCAAAGAATCGAAGAAACTGGAAACAGGACACTGGTGCAAAGGTAAATGTGCTGTGGGAACAGGAGCTGTTAGCGAAAAGTGTCAAGGTTTGAAGACAGGAAGTAGTGAAGTGATGAAAATACGATTATTGGGATAGAATTTCCTGTCTTGAGTTTAGCATGTGAAATGTCAGGTCATTTTCTTCTCTGACCAGGTTTCCTGTCCTGTCGATCATGAGGAAGGGTGGATTCCCAATCTGAGTCATTCCTGCTGAGCAGGGTCAATAGGAAACGCGTGACCCTCTGCCTGAAATTAacttttatgattatttaagattatttttagGTGCAGTGATGGGACGTTTTAGGCGTGTGAGATGTGTGTCGTTCATGTATGTTAAACAGATCAATAGAATTAgactataaacaaaaaaaacccttaaactgCATTTCACTGACAATTCATTCTCCAGAATGAGAGTCAGCTCTGGTTTAAATTCTAgtctaaaagtttaaaattgcATTGACCTCCACATAAttagaaaggaaaaaaagcGTGGGTTGTGATTGGATTTCCCCAGTCGAGGTGTTCTTTAGACCTGACCTCCGAACAGGTGTCATGGTCATGCTGAGGACAGTGCTGAAATGAGATATTAGCGAGCCCTTCACTCAACGTGGTCAAAATCAATGATCTTTGTGAGCAGCGGCCAGCACGGGAACAGTGGAGGCTATTCTCTATGTGAGAACTGCCCTCCGTCCATCTGTCTCCATTCTGGAGCCGACCCCCTCCGCACAGAACCTCTCCTGTGTGGTCACAACTGGACTAGAGTTACACAGCCCATGTGTCCAGTGCTGGGCCAGACAACAAACAAGGCCGAAAGTGTAGCCACTCTTCCCTATCTGACATAAGGAATCGCTCCACACAGGAaaagtactgtttttgcttCTACATACATTCTTGTGCAAAGTCTTGGACACAGATAGGAAGCTATGCATTTTTGTTATGTATGCATTGTTTAGTCTTCTGGTTTCTCTGAAACATGTGGTTTAAGTTAATGttttgtgta
Above is a genomic segment from Labeo rohita strain BAU-BD-2019 chromosome 17, IGBB_LRoh.1.0, whole genome shotgun sequence containing:
- the zfp36l1a gene encoding mRNA decay activator protein ZFP36L1a — encoded protein: MTTAVVSPFFDFSEVINNKNKMLNYNNNILSAPHPVSVPCTGPSLPISNPTGCLLDRKAVGTPSTGGVYQRRHSVTSASNKLNQNQFLNIAKADPSLLGSGTGTTGSSNKENRLRDRSFSETGDRLLQKCSGPGGPNSQVNSSRYKTELCRPFEENGACKYGDKCQFAHGIHELRSLSRHPKYKTELCRTFHTIGFCPYGPRCHFIHNAEERRGPPPTPSPLSASNKMERPRLQHSYSFAGFPSSGGLRDSPTSVTPPPIFSPDDLPEWPSSNPFTYSSQELANLFSPSLGNAPLSCSDPSTQAPSSPTTAYYFRAMSESPQLYESPSSQPDSLSDQEGYQSSSSGSLSGSESPVLDTTRRLPIFSRLSISDD